The Pongo pygmaeus isolate AG05252 chromosome 20, NHGRI_mPonPyg2-v2.0_pri, whole genome shotgun sequence sequence caggaggtggaggttgcgatgagctgagatcgcaccactgtactccagcctgggcgacagtgagactctgtctcaaaaaaaaaaaaaaaaaaaaagaatgaatggataaataaacaacagaaaatacttATGTTCCAGGAAGTGTTCCTGCTAGGTGCTTAtgtaaatgaatttatttatatatttttaattaattttcatttagagatggggtctcactatattgcccaggttgaactcaaattcctaggctcaagcaatcctcctgcctcagcctctggagtagctgggactacaggtgggcgccaccacatccagcataAAAAAATGTAGTTAATCCACCACTGTTCCTATTATCATCTTCCCCCATCAACCCCAGGGGGCTGCTGTGGTATTATTATCTggatttcacagatggggaaaccgaggtTCAAGCTTGTctggaggtcacacagctaggaagtgggaCAGCCAGGATTCTAATCCGCCCCCAGGGCTGCCCAAGCTTCATCTGCACCCACTGCCCAAGTTGCCTGTATTGTACCAGCACAGCATGGCCACTCTGAGTGGTGAGTATTTGGTTATCTGACTATGACCCCAGCCAGGCTGTGAAGCCCCAGTGTCTCCTTCCCCAACATGACATCTCCCAACCTGGGCCCCAGGACTCTTGGCCCACCTCTGGGGTCGTAGATGGTCACCTTCTTGTCATAGGTGCCAGTCACCAGGATATCAGGCAGGTAGGAGAGGCACAGCACGGCTGAGCTGGCCCTAGGGACACACAGACCACAGGGCTTTGGCTGTGGCCAGACAGGGTCCTATCCCCGCAGGCCCCCTGCCCAGGCCCCCACACACTTTATCTCGCCGAACTGCTGCCCATCCGCTGCCATGTCCCAGAGCTTCACTGTGCTGTCCCAGGAGCCGGAGCACACGCGGTGGTCCTGTGCTGCCAgtgaccacacccagccctgcagGACAGGAGCAGCAGTCACACACCTGTCACAGCCCATGGGGGTCCCAGACTGGGATCATTCTGTTTTTGCAGGTAAGGCTCAGAGAATTCAAGAGACTCACCCAAAGCCACATAGCTCTTCCTCCCCAGTGCCCACCGTGATAGATGCTGCAGTAAGTACAACACCCAACTCTGGCTCCAGGTGATCACCCCCATTGCACAGATGAACCCAGAGCAAGTTCAACTTGAGTACAGATTACAGTTTATGTCCATGGGTCAGCCTGACTTCAGAGTCCAGGAAAGGCACACCCCacccagaaactttttttttttggagacggagtttcactcttgtcatccaggctggagtgcagtggcttgatcttggctcactgaaacctctgcctcccgtgttcaagtgattctcctgcctcagcctctctagtagctgggattacacgtttgtgccaccacacccggctaatttttgtattattagtagagatggggtttcactatgttggccaggctggtctcaaactcctgaccttaggtgatccgcccgcctcagcctcccaaagtgctgggattacaggcgtgtaccaccgtgcctggcccaggaactcttttttttttttttttttgagacaaggtcttgctgtgtcacccaggtgtgaatgcagtggcgcgatcatggcttactgcagcctccacatcccaggctcaagtgatccttgtacCACAGCTTCCcaagagctgggaccacaggcgcatgccactacgctctgctaattttttttttttttttttttgagatggagttttgctcttgttgcccaggctggagtgcaatggcatgatctcggctcaccgcaacctccgcctccagagttcaagcaattctcctgcctcagcctccgtagtagctgggattacaggcatgtgccaccgtgcccagctaattttgtatttttagtagagccggggtttctccatgttggtcaggctggtctcaaactcgcgacctcaggtgatccgcctgccttggcctcccaaagtgctgggattacaggtgtgagccaccgcatccgttttggtttttttttttttttttttgagacagagtctcgctctgttgcccaggctggagtgcagtggcatgatctcggctcactgcaagctccgcctcccgggttcacgccattctcctgcctcagcctcccgagtggctgggactacaggtgcccacccaccacacccggctaattatttggtatgttttgtagagtcagggtttcccatgttgcccaggctggtctcgaactcctgggttcaagcaatcctcctgcctcagcctcccaaagtgttaggattataggcctgagcaaCTAACTGCACCCTGGCCCAATAACATTTCTAAGTCAAGTTCTACAGAGATTCAGCCCCAGTGGTGGTTTGAAGCCACATGACAAGTGATTAAGAGTGTGGCCTCTACTTTGTGACCTggcaaaccatatcacctccTTTAGTTCATTCATCAGCAAATTGGGCAGAAAACATCCCTTGCCTCAGGAGCTAATATGCACAGCGTGGTGAATGCTGACTTATTGCCCACCAATCCCGCTGAGGAGGGCACTATCATgtatctcattttataaatggggaaaCTGGACCCCAGAGAGGTTGAGTTTCTcactcagggtcacacagccaggaagcagCACAGTGAGAATTTGAAGCCAGCATCCTGGCCCCAAGCCCAAGCTCTCAGCCACTGGCCTGACCACCTTAGCAACTGGTGGAGATGCTCCTCCACAGCCACATCTCAGGAGATGACAGTCATGCTCAGAGTTGGCTGATCTCCAAGGGCAGTCTCATAACTGCTTTGCACTGGGCCTCTCCAGGTGTACCTGACAtctgttgagcacctactgtgtgtcaaaGCCTGAGcttggccgggcaccgtggctcatgcctgtaatcctagcactttgggaggctgaggaaggcagaccacttgaggccaggagtttgataccagcctggccaacatggcgaaacctcatgtctactaaaggaaaaaaaaaaaaatgtgtgtatatataatatatatatacacacacacacacacacacaaaaattagctgggcatcatgtgcctataatttcagctactcaggaggcgaggttgcagtgagctgagattgtgccactgcactaccgcctaagcaacagagtgagattccattaaaaaaaaaaaattagctgggcatggtggcaggcacctataatcccagctacttgggaggctgaggcaggagaatcacttgaatcccagaggcagaggttgcagtgggccgagatcatgccattgcactccaggctgggtgacagagcaagactctgtctcaataaaaatataaataaataaaggccgggtgactcatgcctgtaatcccagcactttgggaggctgaggcgggcagaccacgaggtctggagatcgagaccattctggccaacatggtgaaaccccatctctactaaaaatacaaaaattagctgggcatggtggtgggcacctgtggtcctagctactcaggaggctgaggcaggagaattgcttaaacctgggaggcggaggttgcagtgagccgagattgcaccactacactccagcctagcaacagagtgagactccatctcaaaaaaaaaaaaaaaaaaaattagctaggtgtggtggcatgcacctgcagtcccagctactcgggaggctgagggaggagaatcacttgaacccgggaagcagaggttgcagtgagctgagatcatgccactgcactccagcctgggtgacagaacgagactccatctcaaaaaaaaaaaaaaaaaagcctgagctTAATGCGTGTCCACATTAATGCATAATGTATCTCCTTCATCCTCATCCTAATCACCCACTGGACAGAAgtagaaactgaggcatggagaagtCACACATCTCACCTAAAGTCACACCAAGGATAGAAAAGTCAGATTCAAATCTATGCGGTCCTGTACCAAAACCTGGGGCCTTAACCAAGATGCCCTACTCAGGTCTCACACCTCCTATCCCCACCTGACCCCTCACCTCATGGGTACTATTTCGCTTAGTGCCTAAGGTCTTGACCAGAACCTGGTTGGACTCCGTCCCCAGCTGCCGCAGGTCCCACAAGTTGACGTTGCGATCTCGGGAGCCCGACAGACAGAGTGACCCACCCTGGAAAGGGAGCAAGGTGATGTTGTCAGGGCCACCCTGGCCCACCCCTGCCTGGCCCCCCACAGACCCCGTCTCACCTGGAGCAGCAGCACTGAGTCAACAGAAGCCACGTGCCCGTCGGCCAGGCAGAAGTATTCAACCCAGCGCCCATCCTCTGCCCAGCGGGACAGGTGCTGCTCCAGCGCAATGCAGGCTGCCGGCCAGTCAAAGTTCTTCTCTGTGGGTTACCACGAGTAGGGTGCCCGGTGGGCAGGGACCCTAGCACCCATGCCAGCTGGCCAAGCCCAACCCTGGCTTCCAGGGAGCCCACCCTACACCAGACTTGGACAGAACCCCATGGAGATTCCCTACTCCCGCCCCAAGCCGACCCAGGCTCTGGTCTTGGGACCACCTGCCTGCCCATTTCCCAGGCAGGTCTAGGACTACTCACTCCAATTTCCAGAAATTGGGAACTGGGGTCTCAGAACTACCTCTCCAGGCGCCATCCCCCAACCCAAACTCAGGGTAGAGCAGTCTCAGGATGTTGAGGTCTGACCTCAGGCTCGGCATACAAGCTGGGACCTCATGACTAacccttcctgcctcagccatctgaACCAGACCAAGGGGGCTGTTTTTCAAACAGTATCTGGAAACTGGGGAGCCTTGTCAAGATGCAGAATGCAAGCCCCAGATGCAGATTCAGTGGTATGGACAGGGTCCAAGCATCTATGTTTATTAAGCGGTTTGGGAGAGTCTGACCTAGGGGGTTGGATGGCAACACCTTGAGAATCACTGATCCCGGAGTGATCCTGATTCCTCTCTAAGGTTGAGTGTTTGATTACTTTAACCTGGAAGCAGAATCAAAGCTTCCAGGTTAAGGGTATCAAACACCCAAGCTGTAATACAACTTGGCTTAAGGGCCTGAGGATCCAGCTGTATCAGGATCAATATCTCAGGATCAACAATATCGATTCAAAGGTCCCAAGCTGTCTTCCCTCAGGAACCAATAAACTCAGGGCCAAGAGCCACTGTCTCACCCCTAACTGGGTCAAGGCTCTAGGGCTCAGGAATTTTGACATCAACAGGTGCTGTCTCAGCTTCTAAGCTGGACTCAGAACCTGAGGATCTTTGGGCTCACTTTGAGCCCCAGCATAAACTCCAGAGCCTAAGATTTCAAGTCCCTGTGTCAATCCCCAGTCAGGGGTCAGGGGCTTAGTACCACAAGACCCCAGGACTGAGGATATTTGGATCCTGAGTCGTCCAGGGACCACAGCCCCATGTTAGGGTTTCACAGCCTCAGGACCCCAAGTGCCTGGCTGCCCCGTGGTCCACCCAGAGGTCCTCAGGGGCTTCGGCACCACCAGtaactacctcagcctccagcctgaGCCAGGACAGCCACGAAGCCTGCACCAGAGGCTGTATCCGGAACACCCCATGTACTTCTTCCCCGCCCCAAGCCTGACCTGGGCGGACGCCCCCGGCCCCCGGGTGCGCGCACCTTCCACCACTGGGTAGGGCGCGCGTACGCGGCGTAGCGTGCGTAGCCTCCAGGTGACATGGTCAGACACGAGGTCGCGCAGCGCGTGGCACACCCGCGACAGGACGTGGAGCACGAGACGGGCGTCCAGGTAGGAGCAGATCTCGAGCAGCAGCTCCGGGGGAAGGCTCAGAAGGCCTGGCTCACTTACGGCCGAAATCTTGGACGCGGCCCGAGGCTCCGAAGCGCTCGGGGACGCGGCGGGCGTGGATAGCTGCGAGGGGCGCGAGAACGCCAGCCCGGATTTTGGAGGACTGAGAACGCGGGCCACATAGGCCTCGGCCTGCGCGTCTGGGTCTGTCTCTGACTCTGGGTCCGAGTCATCGTCCCAGGCGCGGGAATCATCGCACGGCCCTAGGGGAAGCTCCATGGCGACCGGGTGGGCGCTGCCTGCCTCGCGTCTTGTCTCCTAGGCAGCACGAGGGTACTTCCGGCGCTGTCTGATGACGTTTATGCGCCCACCGGAAGCGCGCGGAGGAAGTCAGTCACTGGCTTAATACAGAACATCGACCCGCTTACAGGGATTCCTGCAACTGCGTCTGCCTTAGGCTGGAAAATGCAGGTTCCTGTTTCTGCGCTTTTTAAACTAGCATCTCTTGTCGTGCCGATACCGAGAGCCAGCCAACTCTGGCTAAAAACGAAATTCAAGCCAGGCGgggtggcgcgcgcctgtggttccagctactcaggaaggtgaaggggtaggatcccttgagtccaggagttcgagagtgcagtgagccatgattgcgtcactgtactccagcctgcgcaacatagtgagaccctgtctctttaaattagacataaaataaacactgctctataaaaaataaacactgctTTAACGAAGGCATCTGTTATATGTGACACTGAGCTTAGAAACCCAAAGGCCCCTTTCCGAGTTTAAGGAGTAGCGATTGGAACTCTTGCCTCTTTTCCCAGAGCCAGAAATATGCAGTTACACTGCAGAGGCCTCActtaagtgactttttttttgagaaaggaacTGGGGCCTCAGAACTACCTCTCCAGACCCCATTCCCCAACCCAACCTTGGAGGACAGCAGTGCAGTCCTCCAAGTGGAGTGCTTGAGTCATTGCAACCCCCgcttcctgggcccaagtgatcttccgCCTcggcccctcaagtagctgggactacaggcgcgcaccaccacacccggctaatttttgtattcttttgtaaagacagggtttcactacgttgtccaggctggtctcgaactcctgagctcaagctatccgcccccaacttggtctcccaaagtaccaggattacaggcgtgaaccaccgcgcctggtggaaagctacctttttttttcttttttgagacggagtctcactctgtcgcccaggctggagtgcagtggcgcgatctcagctcaccgcaacctccacctcccgggttcaagcgattctcctgcccctcagcctgccgagtagctgggactacaggagtacgCCACCACGCCGAACTAATTtttatgcttattattttttttgtcttcctttttgtggagaacggggtcttgctatattgcccaggcaggtctcgaactcctgggctcaagctatcctcccgcctctgcctccctgagagctgggattacaggcgtgagccaccgcgcccagatgaactaatttttgtattttcagtagggacgggtttcaccgtattagccaggatggtctcaatctcctgaccttgtgatccgcccgcctcggcctcccaaagtgctgggatcacaggcatgagccactgcgcccggcagaaAGTTACTTTTAACAAtaacatcactttttttttttgagactaagtctcacactgtcgccctggctggtgtgcagtggcgcaatctcggctggctgcaacctccgcctcccgggttcaagcgattctcctgcctcagcctccagagtagctgggaatacaggcgcgcgccaccacacccggctaatttttgtattttttagtagagatggggtcgcactatgttggccaggctggtctcaaactcctgacctcgtgatccacccgcctcagcctcccgaagtgatgggattacaggcgtaagccactgcgcccggcctaacatCACACTTATTAAAACAGCatgttggctgggtgcgatggcccaggcctgtaatcccaccacttcgaGAGGCAAGGTGGGttaatcacctgaggtcaggagttcaagaccagcctggccaacacgttgaaaccccatctctactaaaaatacaaagaattggccgggcgtggtggcaggcacctgtaatctcagctgctcgagaggctgaggcaggagaatcacttgagcctgggaggcagaggttgcagtaagccgagatggcaccattgcactccagcttgggcaacaagaacaaaactccatctcaaacaaaaaaactgcaggTATTTACTGAAAGCCTCTTTTGAGCCAGGCAGCTAACCAATCCACGTAGGTCATCTGAGCAGTCCTTGCTGTTTCCTCTACTTGACACTCTTCTCTACCTGGCTCTGTTCAAACATCGTCTTCTCAGTGTGGCCTTTGCAGGTCACCCTACATAAGATTTCAACTGTTCCCCCaccattctctctgccttcctgttTTTCTCTATAGGATTTAGCACAGTTCCACTTTTTATAGTCTATCCTCTCACTAGAATGCAGGCCTTATTTGTTGAATATTGGATATgtgtcagtatttttaaattttcccacGTTGATCTTTGGGCCACACCAAGGTTGCAGTAAGATTTTATtttggctgggggcggtggcccacacctgtaatcccagcactttgggaggctaaagcaggtggattgcttgagcccaggagttcaagaccagcctcggcaacatagcgaaaaccccctctacaaaaaatacaaaaattagccagcatggtggcatgcacctgtagtcccagctacttgggtggctgaggtgggaggattgcttgagccagggaggttgaggctgcactgagccatgattacgccactgcactccagcctgggtgagggagcaagatccggtctcaaaaaaaacaagattttatTCTGAagattgtgggttttttttcccccacagcaGAAACTACTTCCATTTGCCTGAGTAATTGTAACTAATATTAATTAAATTACCATCAGGCCTGGGGCTGGGCTGAGTCTTCTACGAAAACCCTGACCCAGGGTCAGCTGATGATAAGAGTGCGGCAAGGCCTCACCCCTTACCACTCGGTTTAGAGTACGGCAGAGGGGCATCTTGAACCTGGGCAGTGACACTAATGGCTCACTCTTAGTGAGTTGAAGTCCCAGAGAATGAGCTGCACATTTCATGTATGTTACAAATTTAATCTTCCATCTTTCCCATTCATCTATCTTCCCACTCTCAAGTATCCCCGGTGCCCCCGACATTTCTTCACCACCAAAGCCAAGGACACAGGAAGCCGCAGACTAAGGAGTTCACAAGAAACTGATCTTTACTCAACAAAGTTCTACACAAGTGGAATCTCACGCCACCTCGGCGCCAatccccagcacagcacagtaACAAATGGACAGACCCGGGAGCCCGCAGGgggaagagggtgaggagggaaagagggactGTGGCTCAAGGCCAGTCTGGGTCCACAGCCCTGGGTAGGGGAGAAGGTTGAGAAGCTGAAACTTCATTGtgcaaaaaataaccaaaaataaattaaaaaattaaatagttttttttttaaaaaaaaaaaaaaaaggaaaacgagAAGAACCAGGCTCCCCTTCCCTGAAGGTGTTTGTATCCCCCCATCTTGAGTAGCGGGGGGTTACCAATCCCATCAGATAGCCAATCCATCCACACACCCCAAGACCCAGCAGAGGATGCTCCAAAGAACTGGAATTACCATAAaattaaaaggtatttttaaaacttttttttttttttaacaaatggctTCCAGAGACCTGCTCAAGTTTCATGGGGTGGGCGTGCAgggacacccagctaatttatggaATGTGTACTGAGTGCCCCTTGGAATAGAGGCAGGGCCTGACCCTGACTATGGAAAGACACAGGGCTCGGATGGAGGGTCTGGCGCCCAGGAGGGATGGATGGAGCAGGCCCCAGGATGCGAGACTCCAGTCAAACTCCAAAACACAAGGGGCTCCCCAAAGAAGTAGAaagcagggaaggaaaaaaagggaaaaaatgctaagggggTCTGCAGGGCCCAGTTTTCTGGCCAACTGGGAAGTAACTACACCCCCACCCTCTCTAGGGGAGCCCCTCCCACCTTGACCATGTTCCCAGACTATTCCAGAAGGTTCTCTAGAATTGCTGACCCAGTCTAGTAGGATCTCTGGGCTCACTGGGTACTATGATGAGCAGGAAGTCCCAGGGAGATGGAGTAGGGAACAGGGGACACACCACCTTTCCCTTCCACCAAGTCTTGGTTTTCCTTTTTGCTGGCAAAGCATAAACCTGTGTCCTCTGTCATCATCAATCAaatgcccctgccccagcccttgAGTTAAAACTCGGGCCTGAAACGTGAGAAGGGGGCTTTCAGAAGCACAGAGAAATGGACTGCCCCTGAAGCTGCTTAC is a genomic window containing:
- the FBXW9 gene encoding F-box/WD repeat-containing protein 9 isoform X1 produces the protein MELPLGPCDDSRAWDDDSDPESETDPDAQAEAYVARVLSPPKSGLAFSRPSQLSTPAASPSASEPRAASKISAVSEPGLLSLPPELLLEICSYLDARLVLHVLSRVCHALRDLVSDHVTWRLRTLRRVRAPYPVVEEKNFDWPAACIALEQHLSRWAEDGRWVEYFCLADGHVASVDSVLLLQGGSLCLSGSRDRNVNLWDLRQLGTESNQVLVKTLGTKRNSTHEGWVWSLAAQDHRVCSGSWDSTVKLWDMAADGQQFGEIKASSAVLCLSYLPDILVTGTYDKKVTIYDPRAGPALLKRQQLHSRPVLTLLADDRHIISGSEDHTLVVVDRRANSVLQRLQLDSYLLCMSYQEPQLWAGDNQGLLHVFANRNGCFQLIRSFDVGHSFPITGIQYSVGALYTTSTDKTIRVRLLPSPHPRTVPAPPLPPSARGTPLDLAHCPSLGARAHRPTKDHLHPKA
- the FBXW9 gene encoding F-box/WD repeat-containing protein 9 isoform X2, with amino-acid sequence MELPLGPCDDSRAWDDDSDPESETDPDAQAEAYVARVLSPPKSGLAFSRPSQLSTPAASPSASEPRAASKISAVSEPGLLSLPPELLLEICSYLDARLVLHVLSRVCHALRDLVSDHVTWRLRTLRRVRAPYPVVEEKNFDWPAACIALEQHLSRWAEDGRWVEYFCLADGHVASVDSVLLLQGGSLCLSGSRDRNVNLWDLRQLGTESNQVLVKTLGTKRNSTHEGWVWSLAAQDHRVCSGSWDSTVKLWDMAADGQQFGEIKASSAVLCLSYLPDILVTGTYDKKVTIYDPRAGPALLKRQQLHSRPVLTLLADDRHIISGSEDHTLVVVDRRANSVLQRLQLDSYLLCMSYQEPQLWAGDNQGLLHVFANRNGCFQLIRSFDVGHSFPITGIQYSVGALYTTSTDKTIRVHVPTDPPRTICTRKHDNGLNRVCAEGNLVVAGSGDLSLEVWRLQA
- the FBXW9 gene encoding F-box/WD repeat-containing protein 9 isoform X3 — encoded protein: MELPLGPCDDSRAWDDDSDPESETDPDAQAEAYVARVLSPPKSGLAFSRPSQLSTPAASPSASEPRAASKISAVSEPGLLSLPPELLLEICSYLDARLVLHVLSRVCHALRDLVSDHVTWRLRTLRRVRAPYPVVEEKNFDWPAACIALEQHLSRWAEDGRWVEYFCLADGHVASVDSVLLLQGGSLCLSGSRDRNVNLWDLRQLGTESNQGWVWSLAAQDHRVCSGSWDSTVKLWDMAADGQQFGEIKASSAVLCLSYLPDILVTGTYDKKVTIYDPRAGPALLKRQQLHSRPVLTLLADDRHIISGSEDHTLVVVDRRANSVLQRLQLDSYLLCMSYQEPQLWAGDNQGLLHVFANRNGCFQLIRSFDVGHSFPITGIQYSVGALYTTSTDKTIRVRLLPSPHPRTVPAPPLPPSARGTPLDLAHCPSLGARAHRPTKDHLHPKA
- the FBXW9 gene encoding F-box/WD repeat-containing protein 9 isoform X4: MELPLGPCDDSRAWDDDSDPESETDPDAQAEAYVARVLSPPKSGLAFSRPSQLSTPAASPSASEPRAASKISAVSEPGLLSLPPELLLEICSYLDARLVLHVLSRVCHALRDLVSDHVTWRLRTLRRVRAPYPVVEEKNFDWPAACIALEQHLSRWAEDGRWVEYFCLADGHVASVDSVLLLQGGSLCLSGSRDRNVNLWDLRQLGTESNQGWVWSLAAQDHRVCSGSWDSTVKLWDMAADGQQFGEIKASSAVLCLSYLPDILVTGTYDKKVTIYDPRAGPALLKRQQLHSRPVLTLLADDRHIISGSEDHTLVVVDRRANSVLQRLQLDSYLLCMSYQEPQLWAGDNQGLLHVFANRNGCFQLIRSFDVGHSFPITGIQYSVGALYTTSTDKTIRVHVPTDPPRTICTRKHDNGLNRVCAEGNLVVAGSGDLSLEVWRLQA